In Nicotiana tabacum cultivar K326 chromosome 17, ASM71507v2, whole genome shotgun sequence, one DNA window encodes the following:
- the LOC107791533 gene encoding uncharacterized protein LOC107791533, with the protein MQMAASRFSVSLLMALLFALSASFQFNDPDWYLWFPLYAMACLVNVVNGVTKTAKFALLMGIILFLKVVIEDVRFHQRITGLWSFDMRERLVREKLGSGLVILSMSLQLLKSDTNNPSLANHVEFGQSILVAIGYGLSFAFLLFSRPEMKF; encoded by the exons ATGCAAATGGCAGCATCAAGATTTTCAGTTTCACTTTTAATGGCCCTCCTTTTTGCTCTGTCTGCCTCTTTCCAATTCAATGACCCTG ATTGGTATTTGTGGTTTCCCCTATATGCAATGGCTTGCCTTGTCAACGTGGTCAACGGAGTCACAAAAACAGCCAAATTTGCACTCTTGATGGGAATCATCTTATTCCTCAAAGTTGTCATTGAAGATGTTCGTTTTCATCAAAGAATAACTGGACTTTGGTCGTTCGATATGAGGGAGAGACTTGTCAGGGAAAAGCTTGGAAGTGGACTTGTTATTCTTTCCATGTCTTTACAACTGCTAAAATCAGACACTAATAATCCTTCACTTGCAAACCATGTTGAATTTG GACAATCAATTTTGGTTGCAATAGGTTATGGCCTGTCCTTTGCTTTCTTATTGTTCTCAAGGCCAGAAATGAAGTTTTAA